The following proteins are encoded in a genomic region of Corylus avellana chromosome ca4, CavTom2PMs-1.0:
- the LOC132179808 gene encoding histone-lysine N-methyltransferase, H3 lysine-9 specific SUVH4-like, with protein MAVDSGDGIQSKVLVDDRDIGFMAEKNIAQCVKNIEPISSLGLQNLQRRVSPRLQNTPDDQKPFYGSNGKRLSDGLKDKVCEKRAKMVFVEDIRCKENAVTAKKNVAQCVEQTEPNSSRGLQTLQRRVSPRLQNIPDDQKPFYGSNRKRLSDGLKDKVSEKGIKVEFGEDIRCKENVVTAKKNVAQCVEKIEPNSSQGQRNFQQRISPRLQNIPADQKPFYGSNRKRLSDGLKDKVSNKGTKVEFVEDIHCKENVAQCVERIEPNSSQGKQNLQQRISPRLQNIPDDQKPFYGSSRKRLSDGLKDKVSNKGTNVEFVEDIRCRRNLAMSRNSGRAQVDNSDKSVARVKRTLRVFNTFYLRFVQEEEKRCKKPTDNDLQVSNGSENNNGNASDDYSRRCSKRPDLKAISEMVKSNKILYPKKIGHLPGIDVGHQFYSRAEMVAVGLHGLWLSGIDYIGESCKMKEYQNFSLPLAVSIVLSGQYEDDVDNAEEVVYTGQGGNDLLGNKRQIKDQVMCRGNLALKNSMDQDLCVRVIRGHKCASSYTRKVYTYDGLYKVDHFWKERGVAGYIVFKYRLKRIKGQPKLVTNQVDFARRRVSNGHFELDGLVCKDICGGQENICIPVTNICDVPPVVPSGFKYIKSIQVAENVIIPPDAPGCNCKGKCTNAAKCDCARLNGNDFPYVHQDGGRLVEPTDVVFECGPRCGCGPSCLNRTSQQGMKYQLEVYRTENKGWAVRSRDFIPSGAPVCEYVGILRKNDELDNVSGNDYIFDIDCWQTMNEIGGRERRLRDVSLPLSGHAKERYDKISENGPEFCLDAGSYGNVARFINHSCEPNLFVQCVLSSHHDVRLARVILFAADNVPPMQELTYDYGYELDSVVGPDGKVKKLPCYCGAQDCRKRLY; from the exons ATGGCTGTTGACTCTGGCGATGGCATTCAAAGTAAAGTGCTAGTTGATGATAGAGATATTGGTTTTATGGCGGAGAAGAATATTGCACAATGTGTTAAAAATATTGAACCAATCAGTAGCCTAGGACTACAAAACTTACAGCGAAGGGTTAGTCCAAGGCTTCAAAACACGCCTGATGATCAAAAGCCTTTCTATGGTAGCAATGGAAAGAGGTTATCGGATGGCCTCAAAGATAAAGTTTGCGAGAAAAGGGCTAAGATGGTGTTTGTGGAAGACATTCGTTGTAAAGAGAATGCTGTTACGGCAAAGAAGAATGTTGCACAATGTGTTGAACAGACTGAACCAAACAGTAGCCGAGGACTACAAACTTTACAGCGAAGGGTTAGTCCAAGGCTTCAGAATATACCTGATGATCAGAAGCCTTTCTATGGTAGTAATAGAAAGAGGTTATCAGATGGCCTCAAAGATAAAGTTAGCGAGAAAGGGATTAAAGTGGAGTTCGGGGAAGACATTCGTTGCAAAGAGAATGTTGTTACAGCAAAGAAGAATGTTGCACAATGTGTTGAaaagattgaaccaaacagTAGCCAAGGACAACGAAATTTCCAGCAAAGGATTAGTCCAAGGCTTCAAAACATACCTGCTGATCAAAAGCCTTTCTATGGTAGTAATAGAAAGAGGTTATCGGATGGCCTCAAAGATAAAGTTAGCAATAAAGGGACTAAAGTGGAGTTCGTGGAAGACATTCATTGTAAAGAGAATGTTGCACAATGTGTTGAAAGGATTGAACCAAACAGTAGCCAAGGAAAACAAAACTTGCAGCAGAGGATTAGTCCAAGGCTTCAAAACATACCTGATGATCAGAAGCCTTTCTATGGTAGTAGTAGAAAGAGGTTATCGGATGGCCTCAAAGATAAAGTTAGCAATAAAGGGACTAACGTTGAGTTTGTGGAAGACATTCGATGTAGAAGAAATCTGGCGATGAGTCGTAACAGCGGTCGTGCTCAAGTTGATAATTCGGATAAAAGTGTGGCGAGGGTGAAAAGGACATTGAGGGTTTTCAACACGTTTTACCTTCGCTTTGTTCAG GAAGAGGAGAAGAGATGCAAGAAGCCTACGGATAATGATTTGCAAGTTTCTAATGGTTCAGAAAATAAT AATGGGAATGCATCAGATGATTATTCAAGGAGATGTTCCAAGCGACCTGATCTGAAGGCAATTTCTGAG ATGGTGAagtcaaataaaattttgtatcCTAAGAAAATAGGTCATCTACCAG GTATTGATGTCGGGCATCAATTCTATTCTCGGGCTGAAATGGTGGCTGTAGGTCTTCATGGACTTTGGTTGAGTGGAATTGATTATATTGGAGAATCTTGCAAAATG AAGGAGTACCAGAACTTTTCCTTGCCACTTGCCGTTTCAATCGTGTTGTCTGGCCAATATGAAGATGATGTTGATAATGCAGAAGAAGTTGTGTATACAGGTCAAGGTGGAAATGACTTACTTGGCAATAAGCGTCAAATTAAGGATCAAGTTATGTGTCGTGGTAATTTAGCTCTTAAG AACAGCATGGATCAAGATTTATGTGTTAGAGTGATACGTGGGCATAAATGTGCTAGTAGTTATACTCGCAAAGTTTACACATATGATGGTTTGTACAAG GTTGATCATTTTTGGAAAGAGAGAGGTGTTGCTGGATATATTGTTTTTAAGTATCGTTTAAAGCGAATTAAAGGACAGCCCAAATTGGTCACAAATCAA GTAGATTTTGCTAGGCGGCGAGTCTCTAACGGTCATTTTGAATTAGATGG ATTGGTGTGTAAGGACATCTGTGGTGGTCAAGAGAATATATGTATTCCTGTTACAAATATATGTGATGTTCCTCCTGTTGTACCCTCAG GTTTTAAATATATCAAGTCTATTCAAGTTGCAGAAAATGTAATTATCCCTCCGGATGCTCCCGGATGCAATTGCAAAGGAAAATGTACTAATGCTGCGAAGTGTGATTGTGCTCGACTTAATGGCAATGACTTTCCATATGTGCACCAAGATGGTGGCAG ACTAGTTGAACCAACGGATGTTGTGTTTGAATGTGGTCCAAGATGTGGCTGTGGACCTAGTTGCCTCAATCGTACATCTCAGCAGGGAATGAAATACCAACTTGAG GTCTATCGTACGGAGAATAAGGGCTGGGCTGTTAGGTCTAGGGACTTTATTCCTTCAGGTGCTCCAGTTTGTGAATATGTTGGAATTCTCAGGAAGAATGATGAATTAGACAATGTCTCAGGGAATGACTATATATTTGACATTGATTGCTGGCAAACAATGAATGAGATAGGAGGAAGAGAG CGGCGATTACGTGATGTATCTCTACCTTTAAGTGGTCATGCTAAGGAAAGATATGACAAGATATCAGAAAATGGACCTGAGTTTTGCCTAGATGCAGGTTCTTATGGTAATGTTGCCAGATTTATCAATCATAGCTGTGAGCCTAACCTCTTTGTTCAGTGTGTTTTGAGTTCCCACCACGATGTTAGACTTGCGCGAGTGATTTTGTTTGCTGCGGATAACGTACCTCCTATGCAG GAACTAACTTATGACTACGGATACGAACTTGATAGCGTCGTCGGTCCTGATGGAAAAGTAAAGAAGTTGCCGTGCTATTGTGGTGCGCAAGACTGTCGGAAGCGTTTGTATTAG
- the LOC132177398 gene encoding protein MEI2-like 4 isoform X2 codes for MPSKTMDLPGLSSSSSYFSDDLRFPNERQLGFWKSDSVPDGFASSNSVTASPMEKHIPMEGQTVKSLEHPESFLVRDQQVKFSLNSLAVGAGRASSHSLTLNVQPASYSLEGNNGSIMGAQYESSLFSSSLSELFSRKLRLSSNNAQYGHSVDTVASHYEEEEPFESLEEIEAQTIGNLLPDDDDLLSGLTDGLDYIVQPSGGDDLEELDLFSSVGGMDLGDDGSSAGQKNSGFPGGVSNGQSGASNGSIAGEHPHGEHPSRTLFVRNINSNVEDSELKTLFEQYGDIRTLYTACKHRGFVMISYYDIRAARNAMKALQNKPLRRRKLDIHYSIPKIFGAYGEIKEIRETPHRSHHKFIEFYDVRAAEAALRALNRSDIAGKRIKLEPSRPGGSRRLTQQFPPELEHDECGPYLQQSSPPIDSTTGFSVPVPQVAITSGSMDHGTMLGVHCAVHSPSTEAAFHHGISSSVPNSLPSLVRVESAGNQPGLADSGRSPGQLKFDIRGTTNFHPHSLPEYHDGLTNGVHMNSPGSMTANINPSPPEIFDNRQLPRVSSNGHSVELNEGVFGSAGNGSRPLSGHPYVWNSSYHTQPLGMMWPNSPSFVNGICGAHPTPQLHGLPRAPSNMLNSVLPINNHHVGSAPAVNPSIWDRQHAYAGESPEASGFHPGSLGNMRISNNSLHAMEFVSHNIFPHVGGNCMDLPIPTKNIGLQSHHQRCMIFSGRGQMIPMMNSFDPPNERARSRRNEGGSSQVDNKKQYELDIDRIMRGDDSRTTLMIKNIPNKYTSKMLMAAIDERHPGTYDFIYLPIDFKNKCNVGYAFINMKEPSLIIPFYQAFNGKKWEKFNSEKVASLAYARIQGIAALIAHFQNSSLMNEDKRCRPILFNTDGPNAGDQVPFPMGVNVRTRSGKARTNTHEENHQGLGSPPKLGNGGDHTGDPSSGSTKELD; via the exons ATGCCATCTAAAACAATGGACCTACCTGGTTTGTCCTCGTCGTCTTCGTACTTCTCTGATGACTTGCGTTTTCCTAACGAG AGACAGCTTGGTTTTTGGAAGTCGGATAGCGTCCCTGATGGCTTTG CCAGCAGTAATTCAGTTACTGCATCACCTATGGAGAAACATATACCAATGGAAGGTCAGACAGTGAAGTCCCTGGAACATCCTGAGTCTTTCCTAGTACGAGACCAGCAAGTAAAGTTTAGCTTAAATAGCCTTGCTGTGGGAGCAGGGAGAGCATCCAGTCATTCATTGACTTTGAATGTACAGCCGGCATCTTATTCTCTAGAAGGCAACAATGGTAGCATCATGGGTGCTCAGTATGAGAGTAGTCTCTTCTCAAGTTCGTTGTCGGAGTTGTTCAGTAGGAAGT TGAGATTATCATCAAACAATGCTCAATATGGCCATTCTGTTGATACTGTTGCTTCCCACTATGAGGAAGAGGAACCCTTTGAATCCCTGGAAGAAATTGAGGCCCAAACCATTGGAAACCTCCTACCTGATGATGATGACTTGCTTTCTGGACTGACTGACGGGCTTGACTATATCGTCCAACCCAGTGGCGGGGATGATCTGGAGGAGTTAGACCTTTTTAGCAGTGTCGGGGGAATGGATTTGGGAGATGATGGTTCATCTGCTGGACAAAAGAATTCTGGCTTTCCTGGGGGAGTTTCTAATGGTCAATCAGGGGCATCTAATGGTTCAATAGCTGGTGAACACCCACATGGTGAACACCCTTCTAGGACATTGTTTGTCAGAAATATAAATAGCAATGTTGAAGACTCTGAATTGAAGACCCTTTTTGAG CAATATGGAGATATCCGCACTCTCTATACAGCTTGCAAGCATCGTGGTTTTGTTATGATCTCCTATTATGATATTAGAGCAGCCCGAAATGCGATGAAAGCACTCCAGAACAAACCATTGAGACGTAGGAAGCTTGACATACATTACTCGATTCCGAAG ATTTTTGGCGCCTACGGAGAAATCAAGGAG ATTCGTGAAACCCCACACAGAAGTCATCACAAGTTTATCGAATTTTATGATGTTAGAGCTGCAGAGGCTGCTCTTCGTGCATTAAACAGGAGTGATATTGCTGGGAAGCGAATTAAGCTAGAGCCAAGCCGTCCAGGGGGATCAAGACG TTTGACACAACAATTCCCTCCTGAGTTGGAGCATGATGAATGTGGCCCTTATCTGCAACAAAGTAGCCCTCCTATTGACTCAACCACTGGCTTCTCTG TCCCAGTTCCACAAGTGGCAATCACATCTGGTAGCATGGATCATGGAACTATGTTGGGGGTACACTGTGCAGTGCATAGTCCATCTACGGAAGCTGCATTTCATCATGGGATCTCATCTAGTGTTCCTAACAGCTTACCCTCTCTTGTGAGAGTTGAATCAGCTGGCAATCAGCCTGGCCTTGCTGACTCTGGACGTTCACCAGGACAACTGAAATTTGATATTCGAGGCACTACAAATTTCCATCCTCATTCACTTCCGGAGTATCATGATGGTTTAACTAATGGTGTTCATATGAATTCTCCGGGCAGCATGACAGCAAATATCAATCCCAGTCCACCAGAAATATTTGATAACCGGCAGTTGCCTAGAGTAAGCTCAAATGGGCACTCAGTTGAACTCAATGAAGGTG TTTTCGGATCTGCTGGTAATGGTAGCCGTCCTCTTTCTGGACATCCTTATGTGTGGAATAGCTCCTATCACACTCAGCCCCTGGGAATGATGTGGCCAAACTCACCATCATTTGTCAATGGAATTTGTGGAGCGCATCCCACACCGCAATTGCATGGACTTCCTAGAGCACCATCTAATATGCTGAATTCAGTTTTACCCATAAATAACCACCATGTGGGATCAGCACCTGCTGTTAATCCTTCTATTTGGGATAGGCAACATGCCTATGCAGGGGAATCCCCTGAGGCTTCTGGATTTCATCCTGGTTCTCTTGGGAACATGAGAATTTCTAATAATTCACTGCATGCAATGGAATTTGTTTCTCATAACATCTTTCCTCATGTTGGTGGAAATTGTATGGACCTGCCCATTCCCACAAAAAATATAGGACTCCAATCCCATCATCAGAGGTGCATGATATTTTCTGGCAGAGGCCAAATGATTCCCATGATGAATTCATTTGATCCTCCGAATGAACGTGCTAGAAGCCGTAGAAATGAAGGTGGCTCTAGTCAGGTTGACAACAAGAAACAGTATGAACTTGATATCGACAGAATAATGCGAGGGGATGACAGCCGAACAACACTTATGATAAAGAACATTCCCAACAA GTATACATCAAAGATGCTTATGGCTGCAATAGATGAACGCCATCCAGGAACTTATGATTTCATTTATCTACCAATTGATTTTAAG aATAAATGTAATGTGGGGTATGCATTCATCAACATGAAAGAACCTAGCTTGATCATTCCATTCTATCAG GCATTTAATGGAAAGAAATGGGAGAAGTTTAATAGTGAAAAGGTGGCATCACTTGCATATGCTCGCATACAAGGTATAGCTGCTCTCATTGCACATTTCCAAAACTCAAGCTTGATGAATGAGGATAAGCGATGCCGACCAATTCTCTTCAATACTGATGGCCCCAATGCTGGTGATCAG GTGCCCTTCCCAATGGGGGTTAATGTTCGTACTAGATCTGGAAAAGCTCGAACCAACACCCATGAGGAGAACCATCAAGGATTAGGAAGCCCACCCAAATTGGGAAATGGGGGGGATCATACTGGAGATCCATCTTCAGGTTCTACAAAGGAGTTAGACTAA
- the LOC132177398 gene encoding protein MEI2-like 4 isoform X1, which yields MPSKTMDLPGLSSSSSYFSDDLRFPNERQLGFWKSDSVPDGFASSNSVTASPMEKHIPMEGQTVKSLEHPESFLVRDQQVKFSLNSLAVGAGRASSHSLTLNVQPASYSLEGNNGSIMGAQYESSLFSSSLSELFSRKLRLSSNNAQYGHSVDTVASHYEEEEPFESLEEIEAQTIGNLLPDDDDLLSGLTDGLDYIVQPSGGDDLEELDLFSSVGGMDLGDDGSSAGQKNSGFPGGVSNGQSGASNGSIAGEHPHGEHPSRTLFVRNINSNVEDSELKTLFEQYGDIRTLYTACKHRGFVMISYYDIRAARNAMKALQNKPLRRRKLDIHYSIPKDNPSEKDVNQGTLVVFNLDSSVSNDELCQIFGAYGEIKEIRETPHRSHHKFIEFYDVRAAEAALRALNRSDIAGKRIKLEPSRPGGSRRLTQQFPPELEHDECGPYLQQSSPPIDSTTGFSVPVPQVAITSGSMDHGTMLGVHCAVHSPSTEAAFHHGISSSVPNSLPSLVRVESAGNQPGLADSGRSPGQLKFDIRGTTNFHPHSLPEYHDGLTNGVHMNSPGSMTANINPSPPEIFDNRQLPRVSSNGHSVELNEGVFGSAGNGSRPLSGHPYVWNSSYHTQPLGMMWPNSPSFVNGICGAHPTPQLHGLPRAPSNMLNSVLPINNHHVGSAPAVNPSIWDRQHAYAGESPEASGFHPGSLGNMRISNNSLHAMEFVSHNIFPHVGGNCMDLPIPTKNIGLQSHHQRCMIFSGRGQMIPMMNSFDPPNERARSRRNEGGSSQVDNKKQYELDIDRIMRGDDSRTTLMIKNIPNKYTSKMLMAAIDERHPGTYDFIYLPIDFKNKCNVGYAFINMKEPSLIIPFYQAFNGKKWEKFNSEKVASLAYARIQGIAALIAHFQNSSLMNEDKRCRPILFNTDGPNAGDQVPFPMGVNVRTRSGKARTNTHEENHQGLGSPPKLGNGGDHTGDPSSGSTKELD from the exons ATGCCATCTAAAACAATGGACCTACCTGGTTTGTCCTCGTCGTCTTCGTACTTCTCTGATGACTTGCGTTTTCCTAACGAG AGACAGCTTGGTTTTTGGAAGTCGGATAGCGTCCCTGATGGCTTTG CCAGCAGTAATTCAGTTACTGCATCACCTATGGAGAAACATATACCAATGGAAGGTCAGACAGTGAAGTCCCTGGAACATCCTGAGTCTTTCCTAGTACGAGACCAGCAAGTAAAGTTTAGCTTAAATAGCCTTGCTGTGGGAGCAGGGAGAGCATCCAGTCATTCATTGACTTTGAATGTACAGCCGGCATCTTATTCTCTAGAAGGCAACAATGGTAGCATCATGGGTGCTCAGTATGAGAGTAGTCTCTTCTCAAGTTCGTTGTCGGAGTTGTTCAGTAGGAAGT TGAGATTATCATCAAACAATGCTCAATATGGCCATTCTGTTGATACTGTTGCTTCCCACTATGAGGAAGAGGAACCCTTTGAATCCCTGGAAGAAATTGAGGCCCAAACCATTGGAAACCTCCTACCTGATGATGATGACTTGCTTTCTGGACTGACTGACGGGCTTGACTATATCGTCCAACCCAGTGGCGGGGATGATCTGGAGGAGTTAGACCTTTTTAGCAGTGTCGGGGGAATGGATTTGGGAGATGATGGTTCATCTGCTGGACAAAAGAATTCTGGCTTTCCTGGGGGAGTTTCTAATGGTCAATCAGGGGCATCTAATGGTTCAATAGCTGGTGAACACCCACATGGTGAACACCCTTCTAGGACATTGTTTGTCAGAAATATAAATAGCAATGTTGAAGACTCTGAATTGAAGACCCTTTTTGAG CAATATGGAGATATCCGCACTCTCTATACAGCTTGCAAGCATCGTGGTTTTGTTATGATCTCCTATTATGATATTAGAGCAGCCCGAAATGCGATGAAAGCACTCCAGAACAAACCATTGAGACGTAGGAAGCTTGACATACATTACTCGATTCCGAAG GACAACCCTTCAGAAAAAGATGTTAATCAGGGTACACTTGTGGTATTTAATCTTGATTCCTCTGTTTCAAATGATGAACTTTGTCAGATTTTTGGCGCCTACGGAGAAATCAAGGAG ATTCGTGAAACCCCACACAGAAGTCATCACAAGTTTATCGAATTTTATGATGTTAGAGCTGCAGAGGCTGCTCTTCGTGCATTAAACAGGAGTGATATTGCTGGGAAGCGAATTAAGCTAGAGCCAAGCCGTCCAGGGGGATCAAGACG TTTGACACAACAATTCCCTCCTGAGTTGGAGCATGATGAATGTGGCCCTTATCTGCAACAAAGTAGCCCTCCTATTGACTCAACCACTGGCTTCTCTG TCCCAGTTCCACAAGTGGCAATCACATCTGGTAGCATGGATCATGGAACTATGTTGGGGGTACACTGTGCAGTGCATAGTCCATCTACGGAAGCTGCATTTCATCATGGGATCTCATCTAGTGTTCCTAACAGCTTACCCTCTCTTGTGAGAGTTGAATCAGCTGGCAATCAGCCTGGCCTTGCTGACTCTGGACGTTCACCAGGACAACTGAAATTTGATATTCGAGGCACTACAAATTTCCATCCTCATTCACTTCCGGAGTATCATGATGGTTTAACTAATGGTGTTCATATGAATTCTCCGGGCAGCATGACAGCAAATATCAATCCCAGTCCACCAGAAATATTTGATAACCGGCAGTTGCCTAGAGTAAGCTCAAATGGGCACTCAGTTGAACTCAATGAAGGTG TTTTCGGATCTGCTGGTAATGGTAGCCGTCCTCTTTCTGGACATCCTTATGTGTGGAATAGCTCCTATCACACTCAGCCCCTGGGAATGATGTGGCCAAACTCACCATCATTTGTCAATGGAATTTGTGGAGCGCATCCCACACCGCAATTGCATGGACTTCCTAGAGCACCATCTAATATGCTGAATTCAGTTTTACCCATAAATAACCACCATGTGGGATCAGCACCTGCTGTTAATCCTTCTATTTGGGATAGGCAACATGCCTATGCAGGGGAATCCCCTGAGGCTTCTGGATTTCATCCTGGTTCTCTTGGGAACATGAGAATTTCTAATAATTCACTGCATGCAATGGAATTTGTTTCTCATAACATCTTTCCTCATGTTGGTGGAAATTGTATGGACCTGCCCATTCCCACAAAAAATATAGGACTCCAATCCCATCATCAGAGGTGCATGATATTTTCTGGCAGAGGCCAAATGATTCCCATGATGAATTCATTTGATCCTCCGAATGAACGTGCTAGAAGCCGTAGAAATGAAGGTGGCTCTAGTCAGGTTGACAACAAGAAACAGTATGAACTTGATATCGACAGAATAATGCGAGGGGATGACAGCCGAACAACACTTATGATAAAGAACATTCCCAACAA GTATACATCAAAGATGCTTATGGCTGCAATAGATGAACGCCATCCAGGAACTTATGATTTCATTTATCTACCAATTGATTTTAAG aATAAATGTAATGTGGGGTATGCATTCATCAACATGAAAGAACCTAGCTTGATCATTCCATTCTATCAG GCATTTAATGGAAAGAAATGGGAGAAGTTTAATAGTGAAAAGGTGGCATCACTTGCATATGCTCGCATACAAGGTATAGCTGCTCTCATTGCACATTTCCAAAACTCAAGCTTGATGAATGAGGATAAGCGATGCCGACCAATTCTCTTCAATACTGATGGCCCCAATGCTGGTGATCAG GTGCCCTTCCCAATGGGGGTTAATGTTCGTACTAGATCTGGAAAAGCTCGAACCAACACCCATGAGGAGAACCATCAAGGATTAGGAAGCCCACCCAAATTGGGAAATGGGGGGGATCATACTGGAGATCCATCTTCAGGTTCTACAAAGGAGTTAGACTAA